In Archocentrus centrarchus isolate MPI-CPG fArcCen1 chromosome 21, fArcCen1, whole genome shotgun sequence, the following are encoded in one genomic region:
- the LOC115801246 gene encoding ADP-ribosylation factor-like protein 4C: MGNSFSNISAFQSLHIVMLGLDSAGKTTVLYRLKFNEFVNTVPTIGFNTEKIKLSNGTAKGISCHFWDVGGQEKLRPLWKSYSRCTDGIIYVVDSVDVDRLEEAKTELHKVTKFAENQGTPLLVIANKQDLPKSLPVADIEKQLALHELTPSTTYHIQPACAIIGEGLHEGMDKLYEMIVKRRKSLKQKKKR, from the coding sequence ATGGGCAACAGCTTTTCCAACATCTCTGCCTTCCAGTCGCTTCACATCGTCATGCTGGGTTTGGACTCTGCTGGGAAGACCACAGTTCTTTACAGACTTAAATTTAATGAATTCGTCAACACGGTCCCGACGATCGGCTTCAATACAGAGAAGATTAAGCTGAGTAACGGCACCGCGAAGGGCATCAGTTGTCATTTCTGGGACGTGGGGGGGCAGGAGAAGCTGAGGCCCTTGTGGAAGTCCTACAGCCGCTGCACTGACGGGATCATATATGTCGTGGACTCTGTAGATGTGGACAGGCTGGAGGAGGCCAAGACCGAACTGCACAAAGTCACCAAGTTTGCGGAGAACCAGGGCACGCCGCTGCTGGTCATCGCCAACAAGCAGGACCTGCCCAAATCCCTCCCGGTGGCAGATATAGAGAAGCAGCTGGCTCTGCACGAGCTCACCCCCTCCACCACTTATCACATCCAACCTGCCTGCGCTATAATAGGCGAGGGTCTTCACGAGGGCATGGACAAGCTGTACGAGATGATTGTGAAAAGAAGGAAATCcttaaagcagaaaaagaagcGGTAA